The nucleotide window AGGAGAAGTGAGCCATGAAAACCAAACAGAGTATACTAGCACCCGTCATTCGGCTAACAGCAACAACTGTTGTATTATGTGGTCTTGTATATCCCGCTTTAGTAACAGTAGTCGCACAAGTGACAATGCCCGATAGAGCGGACGGTAGTTTGATCTATAATGATCAAAATGAAGTAATCGGTTCTGCATTAATAGGTCAAAACTTTAAAGAACCACGCTATTTTCAAGGACGTGTATCTAGTATTGCATATAAGTCTGAAGCATCCGGCAGTAATAACTATGCACCATCAAACCCTGAGTTGCTGACAAGAACAGAAGAGTCGCTGAAGCAGTGGGAAGAAAATAATCCGACAGTTCCTGTTTCGCAAGTACCGATTGATTTAGTGACAAACTCTGGATCTGGTCTCGATCCACATATCAGCCCGGCAGCTGCGAGAGCACAAATTGATCGAGTTGCGAAGTATACAGGGTTGACTAAAGCAGAGCTTCAGGATTTGATACAAGAACAAACTGAGCCGCTGGAGTTAGGCCTATTTGGAACAGAAAAGGTAAATGTGTTGAAATTAAATATAGCACTTCAAAAGTTAATGAAATAAAAAAATCCTCCGCTTGTCGGAGGATTTTCTATAAAGGAGGCAGATGATGAAGCTACAAATAGAAGGAACAAAAGATCTGAAGCTATTTCAAACGGTACAGGTCAAAGAATGTGAAGATTTATTCATCATAACAGGTTTTAAATTGGAACGAACATATCAGCAAAGTGTCATTGTTCCAAAAGCGACTTGTGTTGTCCTCACGCAAATACAGAAAGAAGCAAATGGCTATCGAATTGGTGATCCTTGTTTATATGCAATTGACCAAATCAAATTTTAAAGAGTTTCTTCTATATAATATATGCACCACTAAAAAAGAGGGCGTCCCATCATTTGGGAACACCCTCTTTTCATATTTTGAAACGTATGCGGATAACGCCTGACTTTTTTAAGGAATCATATAAAATTACAAGAGATGGGCCAAGGAACAATCCGATAAACCCCAATAGCTTAAAGCCTACGTATAAGCTGACAAGCGCAGCCAAGGGAGAAATCCCCATGCTTTTTGAATAAACTTTAGGTTCAATAATGCGGCGTACGACGGTAATAACACCAAATAAAACGAGAAGTCCTATTCCTAGTGTTTGATTTCCCTGCAAAATTGCAACTGTAGCCCAGGGAACAAGTACAGAACCTGTACCTAGAATAGGTAAAATATCTACAATTACGATAAGCAGGGAGAGTAAAGCTGTGTACGGGACATTAAGAAGCCACAACCCTACATAAGCCATCGTAAATGTCAGTAGGCTTAAAAACAATTGGGCTTTAATAAAGCCAATACCTGCGCCGCTCAATTGCTCTGCCACCAGGTGAAATTTTTCTCGCGATTCCAATGTCATATACGATTCCAATTTATCTTTGAGACGTGGAAGCTCTAAGCTAATCAAGAATAATGCAATGAGATAAATTAAAAATTCTAATAAAAATCCCGGTACAACAGCAACAAATCCGATTGTTCCAGAAATTAGATTTTTAGCCAGTAGATCTAACGAATTTACACTATTTTCTAGCGCACGCTCTATAGAAGAAAGTACTTCAGTCGGCAATGTTTCCGAATACTTGTGCCAACTGTTGATCATGGGCA belongs to Ectobacillus sp. JY-23 and includes:
- the kdpC gene encoding potassium-transporting ATPase subunit KdpC, giving the protein MKTKQSILAPVIRLTATTVVLCGLVYPALVTVVAQVTMPDRADGSLIYNDQNEVIGSALIGQNFKEPRYFQGRVSSIAYKSEASGSNNYAPSNPELLTRTEESLKQWEENNPTVPVSQVPIDLVTNSGSGLDPHISPAAARAQIDRVAKYTGLTKAELQDLIQEQTEPLELGLFGTEKVNVLKLNIALQKLMK
- the ytvI gene encoding sporulation integral membrane protein YtvI translates to MWKKWLLVSLFTIIIIFLIPYSLPVIFALLTAILLEGIVSRLQKHGRFPRLYAVLTAFLLYLATLTLIGYFMIHTIFQQVVSLSHKAPGFAKEFYYTTVLPMINSWHKYSETLPTEVLSSIERALENSVNSLDLLAKNLISGTIGFVAVVPGFLLEFLIYLIALFLISLELPRLKDKLESYMTLESREKFHLVAEQLSGAGIGFIKAQLFLSLLTFTMAYVGLWLLNVPYTALLSLLIVIVDILPILGTGSVLVPWATVAILQGNQTLGIGLLVLFGVITVVRRIIEPKVYSKSMGISPLAALVSLYVGFKLLGFIGLFLGPSLVILYDSLKKSGVIRIRFKI